In Thermobaculum terrenum ATCC BAA-798, one genomic interval encodes:
- a CDS encoding homocysteine S-methyltransferase family protein, translating to MARNPLEIIRHQGYILGDGGYLIELERRGYVQSGSDREKVGTGKGSGQYTPEVAIEHPDALRELHTEFLMAGSQVLQALTFFATREKLSRAGYGPQTEAINIAAVRIAREVAGERALVAASVARTQLFEREGPAAREHARDLIAEQIRILTSAGVDFLILETFFHLQEMLIALECARDCGLPVMATMSFRPKTTESSDGYTPAECARAMVDAGADIVGANCEQEPSRMLPIVLQMRAAVDVPIAAQPAAFRTSDDTPCFTRMPQFPDDLETIQVSRREFADFATQAISQGVQYIGGCCGANAAYIRAMAKALSRAPELA from the coding sequence ATGGCGAGAAATCCACTGGAGATCATAAGGCACCAGGGCTATATCCTGGGCGACGGAGGCTACCTCATCGAGCTGGAGAGGAGAGGATACGTCCAGAGCGGCTCGGATCGGGAGAAGGTGGGCACGGGCAAGGGTAGTGGCCAGTACACCCCGGAGGTAGCCATAGAGCACCCGGACGCTCTGAGAGAGCTGCACACGGAGTTCCTGATGGCTGGATCGCAGGTGCTGCAAGCGCTGACGTTCTTTGCCACCAGGGAGAAGCTCTCGCGAGCGGGCTACGGTCCCCAGACGGAGGCGATAAACATAGCAGCGGTGCGCATAGCCCGAGAGGTGGCAGGGGAGCGTGCTTTGGTGGCCGCCTCAGTGGCTCGAACCCAGCTCTTTGAGCGGGAGGGGCCAGCCGCCCGAGAGCACGCCCGGGATCTGATCGCCGAGCAGATACGCATCCTTACAAGCGCTGGGGTGGACTTCCTGATCCTGGAGACCTTCTTCCACCTGCAGGAGATGCTCATAGCACTGGAGTGCGCTCGCGACTGCGGCCTCCCGGTCATGGCCACCATGAGCTTCAGGCCCAAGACTACCGAGAGCTCGGACGGTTACACCCCCGCGGAGTGCGCGCGCGCGATGGTGGATGCTGGGGCCGATATAGTCGGGGCCAACTGCGAGCAGGAGCCGAGCAGGATGCTGCCCATAGTGCTCCAGATGAGGGCAGCCGTGGACGTGCCGATAGCCGCCCAGCCGGCGGCTTTCAGGACCTCGGACGATACCCCTTGCTTCACGCGCATGCCCCAGTTCCCCGATGACCTGGAGACCATACAGGTCTCCAGGCGTGAGTTCGCCGACTTCGCAACTCAGGCGATCTCCCAGGGCGTACAATATATAGGTGGCTGTTGCGGGGCGAACGCCGCCTACATCCGCGCGATGGCCAAAGCCCTGTCGC
- a CDS encoding Gfo/Idh/MocA family protein — protein sequence MSSQVRAGLIGCGALSLMGILPQITQPDARERLELLAVCDVVEERARRTAEAFDVPLYFSDPSELIAVRDLDLVIVATPIPFHYELAMRALQAGKHVYVQKTMATTHREASEMVRTARRLGLKLAAAPGQMLSPSIRKMRELVASGALGKVYWAWGSTGGWGHDYEPQRQGEDVLHSVDPTWYYKAGGGPLVDVTVYVLHSLTGILGPALRVAAMSGIAVPTRQWRDKTIQLEVDDNSLLMLDFGDSTFAVAGGHSCMTGRLVTWGSMGIYGSEGAIETLEIEPLSGHPSRLYITSSHGLAEIGGEREGEYLPDSWLPYVDARHAAIPEPHVYADIMHLVDCIMADKDPIPSGEHAAHVVEIIEKGYVAARTGRAQHLESTFNLP from the coding sequence ATGTCCTCACAAGTTAGGGCAGGCTTGATAGGTTGTGGCGCCCTGTCGTTGATGGGCATACTCCCCCAGATCACGCAGCCGGACGCAAGGGAGAGGCTCGAGCTGCTGGCGGTATGCGACGTGGTGGAGGAGCGGGCGCGTAGGACGGCGGAGGCCTTCGACGTGCCGCTGTACTTCAGCGACCCCAGCGAGCTGATCGCCGTGCGAGACCTCGACCTGGTGATCGTGGCCACACCTATCCCGTTCCACTACGAGCTGGCGATGCGCGCGCTCCAGGCCGGCAAGCACGTCTACGTCCAGAAGACGATGGCGACGACGCACAGAGAAGCCTCCGAGATGGTGCGCACCGCTCGCAGGTTGGGCCTGAAGCTCGCGGCCGCGCCCGGGCAGATGCTATCGCCCTCCATACGCAAGATGAGGGAGCTCGTGGCGAGCGGCGCGCTGGGCAAGGTCTACTGGGCATGGGGGAGCACCGGCGGTTGGGGGCACGACTACGAGCCCCAGAGGCAGGGGGAGGACGTGCTCCACTCGGTGGATCCCACCTGGTACTACAAGGCCGGCGGGGGGCCCCTGGTGGACGTCACGGTCTACGTCCTCCACAGCCTGACGGGCATACTTGGACCCGCGCTGCGCGTGGCGGCGATGAGCGGGATAGCTGTCCCGACGCGTCAATGGAGGGACAAGACCATACAGCTGGAGGTGGATGACAACAGCCTGCTGATGCTGGATTTCGGGGACTCCACGTTCGCCGTGGCAGGGGGCCACAGCTGCATGACCGGCAGGCTGGTCACATGGGGATCGATGGGCATATACGGCTCCGAGGGGGCTATCGAGACCCTGGAGATAGAGCCTTTGTCGGGCCACCCCAGCAGGCTGTACATAACCTCCAGCCACGGGCTGGCCGAGATCGGGGGCGAGAGGGAGGGGGAGTATCTACCTGATAGCTGGCTGCCCTACGTGGACGCACGTCACGCCGCCATACCTGAGCCCCACGTCTACGCGGACATCATGCACCTCGTGGATTGCATCATGGCCGACAAGGATCCCATACCATCTGGGGAACACGCCGCACACGTGGTGGAGATCATCGAGAAGGGTTATGTCGCAGCGCGTACCGGCAGGGCGCAGCACCTGGAGAGCACTTTCAACCTACCTTAA